DNA from Brassica napus cultivar Da-Ae chromosome C4, Da-Ae, whole genome shotgun sequence:
TGCTCATACTCGAGACCAATAATATGAGACCAATAAGATTTGTTATGGTATTACAAATATGTAGCAGTAGGCTTAATTCAGCTAGCTCAGTTCATATTCGATTTTAGTCTAGCAACTTCTAGCAGAACATAAACAATTTATACGacattagataaaataaaattttaaattgatacttttttggtgtaattttaaactgattctttttttattttgcttaaaaagttaattttccatgagaaaaatacaaaaaaaaaaaaagattaggcTCATCGCTTGCTACAAATGCCACATACATACAAATTTCTTCGTCACGTGACACACAAAAAGGAGAAAAggtaaaatatatcataaaaatatgtATAGAATCTGATCCTAGTGGAGAAAAAGACATTACGTGGGGGTTATACATGCCAATAGCTCATCACAGACTTCACGTACGTTTTGAGAAGGATCTGACAATGCTTTCGACAAAACTGATCTTGCTTCGAGCAATCCTTAGAATATGTGTTCCAGTATCACGTCTTCACTCTCCATGAGTGATGCCATCAGTTTTGCACCAGCCAGCTTCTCCTacacaaaacaatatatatatcacGAGCATAACGTGACTAGTTTCATGTGGAAAGAAAACGACGCTTCATAACATCGTTTCTGTGACTTGTGTCTTCTGGTATCTTTACGGATCCTTGTTCAAGAAATCTTGAGGCAAGTTTCAGTAGATAAGATgcaaaagggaaaaaaaaaaaaaaaaaaaaaagatgcaaaAGGGAGAAGTGTGGACTTTAGATGGTACATGGCCGAGAACAGGACCTGTATACAAGCTGCTCGGACCTCATGCGCAGGGCCAGCCCATAGGGTAGGCCACATAAGCCATTGCTTAGGGCCcatggaaaatatttcaaaattgtacatacaatttttcattatttgtattttttcctATATTAGCTTAGGGCCCTGCATGAGATTTTCAATTAATGGACCGGGCCTGCTCATGCGTAGATATGAACTGCACCAGATTCAGTAAAACAAGTTACAAATAGATTTAACCGAATCTGAAATGAGTGTAAGCAGTCAAATGTACCTTGAGGGAATGAAATGCGGAAGAGCTTTTCGAGCTAAAGTATTCTTGGCAGATTCAAGGAGCTTTTGATGACAAGCATGCACTATAAGAACGTTTGCCATGCATAGACGAAATGGAATATGAAGGGGCTTTTACCAAATTGAGTGTTCAGTCACTACAAGAACAGCTGATTCCTGATGGAGGGGTTGTTCGTTTCAGCATCTTTCATCTCTATCCagatgattcatttgtatgatctatcCAGATGATTCATTTGTATAATCTATCCAGATTTGAATGATCTATCCAGGTAATCTATTCAGATTTTTGTGACcgtttgtttgtccatccagatagCTCATCttgatgaatcatctaaatggattttatgtttgtttctttattttcatttccatccaaatgagtttagtaaacaaattaccaaaataccctcgtgttgatttaatcatatgttaaaattttactaCAATAATAActtctaataaataaaaaaatagataaacatgtattaaaaaaaaactttagagtttcaaactaaaaatagtaTTAATAACAAACCGATTGTAaattcggttttggcggaaaatgagatttttcggttttggcgggaaaatacaatttttggttttggcgagaaaacgcgtttttgcgcttttggcggaaaaatacgttttggCCGGGAAAACGAATTTTTgaggttttggcgggaaaacacgaattttctgttttggcgggaaacacatttttcagttttggcaggaaaatgagatttttcggttttggcgagaaaaatacaattttcggttttggcgagaaaacatgtttgtggttttggtgggaaaacggGTTTTGCGGTTTTGCGGCGGTTTTgcggaaaacaagattttcggttatggcgggaaaacacatttttcggttttggcgggaaaacaaatttttttggttttggcgggaaaaaaagttttttttggttttggcaagaacataacaattttcggttttggcgagaacacatgttttacggttttggcgggaaaacgcgtttttgcgattttggcgtgaaaaaacatttttgtagTTATGGCATGAAAACGCATTTTCGGGTTTTGCGGAAAATgcattttggcggaaaatacaTTTTGGCGGGTTtcgcgggaaaatgcgttttggcgggaaaacacgtttttacgggaaaatgcgttttggcgggaaaacacgtttttacgggaaaatgcgttttggcgggaaaacacgtttttacgggaaaatgcgttttggcgggaaaacatgttttgcggttttcacgagaaaacgcgttttgcagttttggcaggaaatgcattttgatgagaaaacgcattttcggttttggcggaaaaaaatgtttttgtgttttggcggaaaaatgtgttttggagttttggcgtgaaaacgcgtttttgtggttttggcatgaaaacacatttttgcgatttttttgcgggaaaacacgttttgtaattttggcgggaaaacacgtttttgcaattttgtcCGGAAATGcgtttttagggttttggcgtgaaaattttgtttttaggttttcgcgggaaaatgcgtttttgtggttttgtcagTTTTCATGTCCGGAAATGCGATTTttaggtttgtaatttgtgaattacatcAAGGGaataatagacattataccatATTGAATGAATCATCTCCATTCAAATGGtccaaattggttcagctgaatGGACTTTAAAACTAAGCCTAAATTTCCGAAAGTCATCCGGCTGGATGAGTTGCACTTTTAGTTACTAAACGAACAAAACTTTCATCTCCACACAGATGACTCATTCGGatggagaaacaaacaggccGTACTCGCTGGAAATCCGTCGAACTATTTTCTACAAATTTCTGACAAAAATCCTCGGATTTATTTTGCTGAAAATTCTTtaatttcgtcagaaattcaTAGGATTTTTTTGATTGATTCCTGAATATTTTTCAAAGAATTTTCTATGATATACATGGGTCGTCAGAATTTCCTCTCTGGAATTCGTCAGAAAATCTCCAATAATACTTAGAAATAGAGTTTTacgtaaaatattaatatatttagttttgcAATAACCCAATATCCTAACAATGCTATTTGGAAATTGAATTATCCCAAAAACcagaattatgaaaatattttgttatacaaaatatttcaaatattcaaGTTACCAGATGTTTTATTTGGAAGCCGAATTACCTGATATTTTATCTAGAAGTTGAATTACccgatatttttatttgaaaaatctGAATTATCCATAAAATTGATCTAAATTTACAAAAGTACATGAAATACCAGAACTAAATTGGACCCAAAAAAATACTTGGATACTAGTCAGTTTTCAACTTTATTAtcagaaccaaaaccaaaataactgaaccaaatttcataaataaccaaaCGAAATTTATATCTTTAAAGCTAAAAAACCGAAAACGAAATGCTCGTGGCTACTCCAGATTCATATAATTTCTATATTATATCAGAATAAACATGAAATTATATGTTAAGgtagtttatatttaaattttgaatactTTTAGATACTAATTCGGATAATCAGATCAAactatttcaaaagtttttcgAAAAAGTTCTTTGGATAGCCGTTCATAATCTTCAGATTCATATCATGTTGAGACCAAAATAACGCGTCTGACCTAGTTACATGATGttcaattttgatatttttactgTTTGAATTGGGTACCGATTGAAGTCTTTGGTTCGCATCTCAGATTTAGGACAGAGTCTTTGAGTTTAAATTCCAGGTCGACAGTAACTATTGGTTCATTACTGTTTGCCTGCGACATACACCGCTGAAGATTTTAACTAATTTGTAACTAAACCTGAGAGACTCTCTCGCTTCAGTATTATCTCCGCCGCCTACTCCGGTAGGATTCACTCAGATATGGCCACCGTCACATCCAAAACGCCGCCTAaatccttctccttctccatttCCAATCCTCTCAAACCCCTAACCCCCAAATCTCCATCCCTCCGCTTTCCACCTCGCAACAATCATCACCACCACCGTTTATCCGTAAACGCCGCCGTATCACCACCGCCTTCAGACACACCTTCGCCGGATTATAGATTCGAGATCCTCTCCGAGTCCCTACCCTTCATCCAAAAATTCCGAGGCAAAACCATCGTCGTCAAATACGGCGGCGCGGCCATGACTTCGCCGGAGCTAAAAGCCTCCGTCGTCACCGACCTCGTCCTCCTCGCGTGCGTCGGTCTCCGCCCCATCCTCGTCCACGGCGGAGGTCCCGACATCAACCGCTACCTCAAACAGCTTAACATCCCGGCCGAGTTCCGCGACGGACTCCGCGTCACCGACGCCACGACGATGGAGATCGTCTCGATGGTTCTCGTCGGAAAAGTGAACAAGAATCTCGTTTCTTTAATAAACGCCGCCGGAGCCACCGCTGTTGGGCTGTCCGGACACGACGGTCGTCTTATCACCGCGCGGCCTGTTCCTAACTCGGATCAGTTAGGTTTTGTCGGAGAAGTCGCGAGGGTTGATCCGAGCGTGTTGCGTCCCTTAGTAGAATCCGGTTACATTCCGGTGATTGCCTCTGTGGCTGCGGATGAAGCTGGTCAGGCTTATAACATCAATGCGGATACGGTGGCGGGGGAGCTCGCGGCGGCGCTTGGAGCTGAGAAGCTGATTCTGTTGACTGATGTGGCGGGGATCTTGGAGGATAGAGAGGATGTGGGGAGCTTGGTGAAGGAGATTGATATAAAGGGAGTGAAGAGGATGATTGATGATGGGAAAGTTGGTGGTGGGATGATTCCTAAGGTGAAGTGCTGTATAAGGTCACTTGCTCAGGGAGTGAAGACGGCGAGTATTATCGATGGGAGGAGGCAGCATTCTTTGCTTCATGAGATCATGTCTGATGAAGGAGCTGGAACTATGATTACTGGATGAAATGTGATGTTATAGGTGATCCATGGTTTTGTATTTGAGAATGCCAATGCCTGTGTGTAGGCAAGATACATTCATGATCGCTGCTTATGAGTCTTAGAAAGACAATTTTTTTGGCAGCTCTTGTGGTTTGCATTTGCAACTTCGTTGTTTCTGATTTCTAATGATTATCATTGGTCTTgaaaagttataaatttttgaaGACAATAAGCTGTTCTAAGGATAGGTGTTTGAGTACCTGTTGCTTAGCTCTGTTCTGTTTCTATATATGTCAACCTATGTTCTATCTGATTCAATCAAATAAACACTTTTGGCATATCAGTTCAGTTAACAAAGACGGTTGATCTTTTTTGCCATTACAGATCCAAGTTAACTGTAAAGTATAAATGAAATCTTATGTATTTCCCTTGATCATAAACGTACACGATACAATTGTTATATACATCACGTTTGAGTATCTGTTCCACTATCGTAGGGATATTCTCTAACTATCCAAGAATATAGGAGATTTAGTTGACATATTCTTATACTCCCCCTCAGTCTAATCGTTGGGAGCTCGAACGGATAGACTGTGTTTGAAGTCATTGAAGAGTGAGCTTGGTAAGCCTTTTGTGAATATATCTGCGAATTGTGAAGACGAAGGAACGTGAAGCACCCGCACTTGGCCCATCGCAACTTTCTCACGGACAAAGTGTATATCTATTTCGACATGTTTCGTTCGTTGGTGCTTCACAGGATTGGTGGATAGGTAGACAGCACTAATGTTGTCACAATAAACTAGTGTCGCAGCTTTTATTGGACACTTGAGCTCCAGGAGGAGGTTTTGTACCCAACACGTTTCTGCAACTGCATTCGCCACTCCCTTGTACTCTGCTTCAGCGCTGGACCGAGATACTGTGGGTTGACGTTTTGATGACCAGGAGACCAGGTTGTCGCCGAGGAAGATGCAGTAACCTGATGTCGAACGGCGTGTGTTTGGACACCCGGCCCAGTCGGCATCAGTATACGCTGTAAGCGTTGAGGAAGTGCTTCTGTAGAGTTGTAGGCCATGCGTGAGGGTTCCTTGGAGATAGCGCAATACTCTTTTGAGTGCTTGGAAATGAGGGACTCGCGGATCATGCATGAAAAGACAAAGTTGCTGGACTGCATACTGGATGTCTGGGCGAGTCAGGGTTAGGTATTGTAGAGCGCCTGCGAGGCTTCGGTATAAGGTCGGGTCGTCGATTGGGGCGCCTTCGTCACTTGAGAGCTTCGCTTTTAGATCTACAGGGGTAGAGATGGGGTTGCAGTTCTCCATTGATGCACGTGTTAGAATCTCTTTT
Protein-coding regions in this window:
- the LOC106396853 gene encoding acetylglutamate kinase, chloroplastic-like encodes the protein MATVTSKTPPKSFSFSISNPLKPLTPKSPSLRFPPRNNHHHHRLSVNAAVSPPPSDTPSPDYRFEILSESLPFIQKFRGKTIVVKYGGAAMTSPELKASVVTDLVLLACVGLRPILVHGGGPDINRYLKQLNIPAEFRDGLRVTDATTMEIVSMVLVGKVNKNLVSLINAAGATAVGLSGHDGRLITARPVPNSDQLGFVGEVARVDPSVLRPLVESGYIPVIASVAADEAGQAYNINADTVAGELAAALGAEKLILLTDVAGILEDREDVGSLVKEIDIKGVKRMIDDGKVGGGMIPKVKCCIRSLAQGVKTASIIDGRRQHSLLHEIMSDEGAGTMITG